The following proteins are co-located in the Pseudomonas antarctica genome:
- a CDS encoding glutaredoxin family protein produces the protein MLGGVLKKVLLVLLVVVVIQNWGKIERLFNPSQVVSEQVRASARVVLYSTEWCGYCKQIRRFLDQKGIPYQALDIEKDAQARKAYEALGGGGIPFVDVNGTLIREFNPEAIMAALK, from the coding sequence ATGCTTGGCGGGGTTCTCAAGAAAGTCCTGCTGGTATTGCTGGTCGTGGTAGTCATCCAGAACTGGGGCAAGATCGAGCGGCTGTTCAACCCCTCGCAGGTGGTGTCGGAGCAGGTACGCGCCTCAGCGCGCGTGGTGCTCTATTCCACCGAGTGGTGTGGCTACTGCAAGCAGATCCGGCGCTTTCTGGATCAGAAAGGCATTCCCTACCAGGCGCTGGATATCGAGAAGGACGCCCAGGCGCGCAAGGCCTATGAGGCCTTGGGCGGCGGCGGGATTCCGTTTGTGGACGTGAATGGCACGCTGATTCGCGAGTTCAACCCTGAAGCGATTATGGCCGCGCTGAAGTAA